One stretch of Pseudoxanthomonas sp. Root65 DNA includes these proteins:
- the dapE gene encoding succinyl-diaminopimelate desuccinylase codes for MSDVVELSCELVRRHSVTPDDAGCQQVLATRLTQWGFHCEHLRFGDTDNLWATHGSGSPVLVLLGHTDVVPPGPLSEWTSDPFVPTVRDGLLYGRGTADMKCSVAACTIALERFVDAHPDHPGTVALLVTSDEEGDAHDGVKKVAALFRERGQTIDWCITGEPSSKEQLGDLLRVGRRGTLTATLSVRGVQGHVAYPHKALNPIHKALPALDELAARQWDEGYETFPPTSLQISNIHSGTGASNVIPSELQVVFNLRFNPSWTAEKLEREIEAVFQRHGLDYSVHWHRGGEPFYTPEGHLRATARAVLGEFAGAPPEESTAGGTSDARFIAPLGAECIEVGPVNASIHKVDEHVRVTDLEALPGLYQALVERLMLPVRGS; via the coding sequence GTGAGCGATGTCGTCGAACTGTCCTGCGAATTGGTCCGTCGCCATTCGGTGACGCCGGATGACGCCGGTTGCCAGCAGGTGCTGGCGACGCGGCTGACGCAGTGGGGCTTCCACTGCGAGCACCTGCGCTTCGGCGATACCGACAACCTGTGGGCCACGCATGGCAGCGGCTCGCCGGTGCTGGTGCTGCTCGGCCACACGGACGTGGTGCCGCCGGGTCCATTGTCGGAATGGACCAGTGATCCCTTCGTGCCGACGGTACGCGACGGCTTGCTGTACGGTCGCGGCACCGCCGACATGAAGTGCAGCGTGGCGGCGTGCACGATCGCGCTGGAACGGTTCGTCGACGCGCATCCTGACCATCCCGGCACCGTCGCGCTGCTGGTGACCTCGGACGAGGAGGGCGACGCGCACGATGGCGTGAAGAAGGTCGCGGCCCTGTTCCGCGAACGTGGCCAGACGATCGACTGGTGCATCACCGGCGAGCCGTCGTCGAAAGAGCAACTGGGCGATCTGCTGCGCGTGGGCCGGCGCGGCACGCTGACCGCCACGCTCAGCGTGCGGGGCGTGCAGGGTCACGTGGCCTATCCGCACAAGGCACTCAATCCGATCCACAAGGCGCTGCCGGCACTGGACGAACTCGCGGCGCGGCAGTGGGACGAGGGCTACGAGACGTTCCCGCCGACCAGCCTGCAGATCTCCAACATCCATTCCGGCACCGGCGCCAGCAACGTCATCCCTAGCGAATTGCAGGTGGTGTTCAACCTGCGCTTCAACCCGTCGTGGACGGCGGAGAAGCTGGAGCGGGAGATCGAGGCGGTCTTCCAGCGGCACGGCCTGGACTACAGCGTGCACTGGCATCGCGGTGGTGAGCCGTTCTACACCCCGGAAGGGCATCTGCGCGCGACGGCGCGCGCGGTGCTGGGCGAGTTCGCCGGTGCGCCGCCCGAGGAGAGCACCGCGGGGGGCACCTCCGATGCGCGCTTCATCGCACCGCTGGGCGCGGAGTGCATCGAAGTCGGGCCGGTCAACGCCAGCATCCACAAGGTCGACGAGCACGTGCGCGTGACGGACCTGGAGGCGCTGCCGGGCCTGTACCAGGCGTTGGTCGAGCGGCTGATGCTGCCGGTTCGCGGGTCCTGA
- a CDS encoding DUF2071 domain-containing protein: protein MPVLASDVEGVAYLNWWVDVQALPLPPAGYRYWTRNGRTPFTILSYRHRHFGPAFLGPLRGLFPSPLQSNWRWYVIRNDEAVDAMPTVLFARNIMDSLLHVIGARLWSDAMQPQLAHRMRHRVEDRNVWTVIDGGAGPVPTLSATLELGAAVMPSPAWPGCFPSHAEAMRFLACQDAAIAVAPDGRVAHTTISLPIDLDAIVPLHAIDIKCPMVSQMGSAPADAFCFLVPKVPFRVVSERLL from the coding sequence ATGCCTGTCCTGGCAAGCGACGTCGAAGGTGTTGCGTATCTGAACTGGTGGGTCGACGTCCAGGCACTACCTCTGCCACCAGCCGGTTATCGCTATTGGACGCGGAATGGCCGGACGCCTTTCACCATTCTCAGCTATCGTCATCGTCATTTCGGCCCTGCATTCCTCGGACCGTTGCGTGGCCTGTTTCCTTCGCCACTGCAGAGCAACTGGCGCTGGTACGTAATACGTAACGATGAGGCCGTCGATGCGATGCCCACGGTGCTATTCGCACGCAATATTATGGACAGCTTGCTCCACGTGATCGGAGCCCGGTTGTGGAGCGACGCAATGCAACCGCAGCTCGCTCACCGGATGCGTCATCGCGTCGAGGACCGCAACGTATGGACGGTAATCGACGGTGGCGCTGGCCCGGTGCCAACCTTGTCTGCCACGCTGGAGCTAGGAGCAGCGGTGATGCCGAGTCCTGCCTGGCCGGGTTGTTTCCCGTCCCATGCCGAGGCCATGCGTTTCCTTGCCTGCCAGGACGCGGCCATCGCCGTGGCGCCAGATGGAAGGGTGGCGCACACCACGATCTCGCTGCCGATAGACCTCGACGCCATCGTCCCGCTTCACGCGATCGACATCAAGTGTCCCATGGTGTCGCAGATGGGCTCCGCGCCAGCGGACGCGTTCTGTTTCCTGGTCCCGAAGGTGCCGTTCCGAGTCGTCTCGGAGCGCCTGCTGTAA
- the map gene encoding type I methionyl aminopeptidase encodes MAIQLKTPEDLAQMRIAGRLAAEVLQVVAPHVKPGVTTAELDRICHDHIVNVQKAIPANVGYKGFPATVCTSVNNVICHGIPSEAKVLKDGDILNIDVTVIKDGWHGDTSRMYLVGTPSVMAKRLVDTTREAMFRGIRAVKPGATLGDVGHAIQQYAEAERFSVVREYCGHGIGKVYHDEPQVLHYGRPGDGVVLKPGMTFTIEPMINEGARHTRVLPDGWTVVTKDRKLSAQWEHTVAVTEDGVEILTRVPGDDNDL; translated from the coding sequence ATGGCCATCCAGCTCAAGACCCCCGAAGACCTCGCCCAGATGCGCATCGCCGGCCGCCTGGCCGCCGAAGTGCTGCAGGTGGTCGCCCCGCACGTGAAGCCGGGTGTGACCACCGCCGAACTGGACCGCATCTGCCACGATCACATCGTCAACGTGCAGAAGGCGATCCCCGCCAACGTGGGCTACAAGGGCTTCCCGGCCACCGTCTGCACCTCGGTCAACAACGTCATCTGCCACGGCATCCCCAGCGAGGCGAAGGTGCTGAAGGACGGCGACATCCTCAACATCGACGTCACCGTCATCAAGGACGGCTGGCACGGCGACACCAGCCGCATGTACCTGGTCGGTACGCCGTCGGTGATGGCGAAGCGGCTGGTGGACACGACCCGCGAGGCGATGTTCCGCGGCATCCGCGCGGTGAAGCCGGGCGCCACCCTGGGCGATGTGGGCCATGCGATCCAGCAGTACGCCGAGGCCGAGCGCTTCAGCGTGGTGCGCGAGTACTGCGGTCACGGTATCGGCAAGGTCTACCACGACGAGCCGCAGGTGCTGCATTACGGCCGTCCCGGCGACGGCGTGGTGCTGAAGCCGGGCATGACCTTCACCATCGAGCCGATGATCAACGAAGGCGCGCGCCACACCCGGGTGCTGCCCGACGGCTGGACCGTGGTGACCAAGGACCGCAAGCTGTCCGCGCAGTGGGAGCACACCGTGGCGGTGACCGAGGACGGCGTCGAGATCCTGACCCGCGTGCCGGGCGACGACAACGACCTGTGA
- a CDS encoding arsenate reductase, whose product MTTTLYGLKNCDTCKKATKWLDRFGVAYTFVDYRDNRQSPETLKDWAAKAGGWDTLINKSSTTWRQLPENRKTPGSEAEWKLLLKEYPQLIRRPVVITGESGFSQGFSDNGFKKIFGAGA is encoded by the coding sequence ATGACCACGACTCTCTACGGTTTGAAGAACTGCGACACCTGCAAGAAGGCGACGAAGTGGCTGGACCGCTTCGGTGTTGCCTACACTTTCGTCGACTACCGCGACAACCGGCAGTCGCCCGAGACGCTGAAGGACTGGGCGGCGAAGGCCGGTGGCTGGGATACGCTGATCAACAAGTCGTCGACGACCTGGCGGCAGCTGCCGGAGAACCGCAAGACGCCGGGGTCGGAAGCGGAATGGAAACTGCTGCTGAAGGAGTATCCGCAACTGATCCGCCGCCCGGTGGTGATCACCGGTGAAAGCGGGTTTTCACAGGGCTTCAGCGACAATGGCTTCAAGAAGATCTTCGGAGCCGGCGCGTGA
- the rpsB gene encoding 30S ribosomal protein S2: protein MPQVTMRQMLEAGVHFGHQTRYWNPKMAPYIFGARGKIHIINLEKTVPLFNDAMNFISGVAQKRGTILFLGTKRSAREAVKEEAERCGMPFMTQRWLGGTLTNFATVKKSVARLKELEAAETDGTFEKLVKHEVLGLRREREKLLASLGGIKEMNRLPDALFVIDIGHEDIAIKEAKKLGIPVIAVVDSNYDPALVDYAIPGNDDAIRAVQLYARAAADAVLEGKAAQPNAATVREDEFAEGGDDKGARRAPAKKAAGKKSDEAAAE, encoded by the coding sequence ATGCCCCAAGTCACCATGCGCCAGATGCTGGAAGCCGGCGTCCATTTCGGCCACCAGACCCGCTACTGGAACCCCAAGATGGCGCCGTACATCTTCGGTGCCCGCGGCAAGATCCACATCATCAACCTCGAGAAGACCGTTCCGCTGTTCAACGACGCGATGAACTTCATCTCGGGCGTCGCGCAGAAGCGCGGCACCATCCTGTTCCTGGGCACCAAGCGCAGCGCGCGCGAGGCCGTGAAGGAAGAAGCCGAGCGTTGCGGCATGCCGTTCATGACCCAGCGCTGGCTGGGCGGCACGCTGACCAACTTCGCCACCGTGAAGAAGTCGGTTGCCCGCCTGAAGGAACTGGAAGCCGCCGAAACCGACGGCACGTTCGAGAAGCTGGTCAAGCACGAAGTGCTGGGCCTGCGCCGCGAGCGCGAGAAGCTGCTGGCCTCGCTGGGCGGCATCAAGGAAATGAACCGCCTGCCGGACGCCCTGTTCGTCATCGACATCGGCCATGAAGACATCGCCATCAAGGAAGCCAAGAAGCTCGGCATCCCGGTGATCGCGGTGGTCGACTCGAACTACGACCCGGCCCTGGTCGACTACGCCATCCCCGGCAACGACGACGCCATCCGTGCCGTGCAGCTGTACGCCCGTGCCGCCGCCGACGCCGTGCTGGAAGGCAAGGCCGCCCAGCCGAACGCCGCCACCGTGCGCGAGGACGAGTTCGCCGAAGGCGGCGACGACAAGGGTGCGCGTCGCGCCCCGGCCAAGAAGGCCGCCGGCAAGAAGTCCGACGAAGCCGCCGCCGAGTAA
- the tsf gene encoding translation elongation factor Ts, translated as MEITASLVKELRERTGAGMMECKKALTENNADIDAAAEWLRKSGLAKADKKADRVTAEGRVAVAQDGGKAVLVEINSETDFVAKDANFIAFTDAIAQAALTSGAADVEALKSAKLASGETVEEARAAAIAKLGENMQIRRLVAIDSAHNVAAYVHGGKIGVLVEVKGGDAELARGLAMHIAAMNPPHNKASDVPAEFVAKEKEIELAKMSDKDKAKPADILEKIISGKINKIVNEVTLYGQPYVLDSDKSVEQVVKAAGADVVGFQRLVVGEGIEKVVEDYAAEVMKQAGLA; from the coding sequence GTGGAAATCACCGCTTCCCTGGTCAAGGAACTGCGCGAGCGCACCGGCGCCGGCATGATGGAGTGCAAGAAGGCGCTCACCGAGAACAACGCCGACATCGACGCCGCCGCCGAGTGGCTGCGCAAGTCGGGCCTGGCCAAGGCCGACAAGAAGGCCGACCGCGTCACCGCCGAAGGCCGCGTGGCCGTGGCCCAGGACGGCGGCAAGGCCGTGCTGGTCGAGATCAACTCCGAGACCGACTTTGTCGCCAAGGACGCCAACTTCATCGCCTTCACCGACGCCATCGCGCAGGCCGCGCTGACGTCCGGCGCCGCCGATGTGGAAGCGCTGAAGAGCGCCAAGCTGGCCTCGGGCGAGACCGTCGAGGAAGCCCGCGCCGCCGCCATCGCCAAGCTGGGCGAGAACATGCAGATCCGTCGCCTGGTCGCCATCGACAGCGCCCACAACGTGGCCGCGTACGTGCACGGTGGCAAGATCGGCGTGCTGGTCGAGGTCAAGGGCGGCGACGCCGAACTGGCCCGCGGCCTGGCGATGCACATCGCCGCGATGAACCCCCCGCACAACAAGGCTTCCGACGTGCCGGCCGAGTTCGTGGCGAAGGAGAAGGAAATCGAGCTGGCCAAGATGTCCGACAAGGACAAGGCCAAGCCGGCCGACATCCTGGAGAAGATCATCTCCGGCAAGATCAACAAGATCGTCAACGAAGTCACCCTGTACGGCCAGCCGTACGTGCTGGACAGCGACAAGTCGGTCGAGCAGGTGGTCAAGGCCGCCGGCGCCGACGTGGTCGGCTTCCAGCGCCTGGTGGTCGGCGAAGGCATCGAGAAGGTGGTCGAAGACTACGCCGCCGAAGTGATGAAACAGGCCGGCCTGGCGTAA
- the glnD gene encoding [protein-PII] uridylyltransferase: MGPDVADDADWAAAARASLANTDARLDKRFDQDDGMDRILALRARAVDHLLKDAWLRCIPADAPMALFAVGGYGRGELFPHSDVDVLVLAAPDVQQAHHGAVARLFALLWDAGLPISHSVRSAGQCTAAAAADQSVLTALIEERLIVGEPVDEALLIDAIGATRVWPPRDFFVAKREELRIRHARFGDTSDNLEPNIKEGPGGLRDLHTLGWMALRTFGVRDLEALVGLGHLGHDEAAALARERRALGRLRYGLHRVANRPEERLRFDYQKTLAQRLGFADDAESLGVEKMMQGFYRSAAIVRRISDRLLQRFEEQFDGEALAEPLDDQFASRRGYLAARHGDWPANDVGQVFALFAVWAAHPQMRGLHSRTARALAESLPKLSPYPDATHAQRDAFMALLRGPRAVETLTRMARLGVLGQWIPAFARVSGRMQFDLFHVYTVDQHTLMVLRNIAAFAGGRADERFSIAHEVWPRLRKPELLLLAGLFHDIAKGRGGDHSELGAVDAREFCAAHALSEGDTALVAWLVEQHLRMSVTAQKQDIADPEVIHRFAALVGDRERLDYLYLLTCADIAGTSPKLWNAWKDRLLADLYFAARRVLREGLENPVAVEERLDEARGSVRALLELQGMTAAQADALFTAMPEESFLRFRPEQLAWQAQAIRGAAPGETRVRARRIADDADAIEVFVHSPDRDGLFAAILATLDRMGFAIHQARVLVGPQGAIFDTFELLPADTYAPRDPDEIARTLDAALSRPLDSVRTSRRAVPRQLRHFRFAPRIEFGTTPDGRRTILGLVAPDRPGLLSDVAQVLRRQGLRVHDARIATFGERAEDVFQITDEHDQPLTDPSLQDALRDALRAGLDTPP, encoded by the coding sequence ATCGGCCCGGACGTCGCCGATGATGCGGACTGGGCGGCGGCGGCGCGCGCGTCGCTGGCCAACACCGACGCACGGCTGGACAAGCGCTTCGACCAGGACGACGGCATGGACCGCATCCTCGCGCTGCGCGCGCGGGCGGTCGACCACCTGCTGAAGGACGCGTGGCTGCGCTGCATCCCGGCCGACGCGCCGATGGCGCTGTTCGCGGTGGGCGGCTACGGCCGCGGCGAACTGTTCCCGCATTCCGACGTCGATGTGCTGGTGCTGGCGGCGCCGGACGTGCAGCAGGCCCATCACGGCGCGGTGGCGCGGCTGTTCGCCCTGCTGTGGGATGCGGGGCTGCCGATCAGCCACAGCGTGCGTTCGGCGGGCCAGTGCACGGCGGCCGCGGCGGCCGACCAGAGCGTGCTGACCGCGCTGATCGAGGAACGGCTGATCGTCGGCGAGCCGGTCGACGAAGCCCTGCTGATCGACGCCATCGGCGCGACGCGGGTCTGGCCGCCGCGGGATTTCTTCGTCGCCAAGCGCGAGGAACTGCGCATCCGCCATGCGCGGTTCGGCGACACCTCGGACAACCTGGAACCCAACATCAAGGAAGGCCCCGGCGGCCTGCGCGATCTGCACACGCTGGGCTGGATGGCGCTGCGCACGTTCGGCGTGCGCGACCTGGAAGCGCTGGTCGGCCTGGGCCACCTGGGGCATGACGAAGCCGCTGCGCTGGCGCGCGAACGGCGTGCACTGGGGCGTCTGCGCTACGGCCTGCACCGGGTGGCGAACCGGCCCGAAGAGCGCCTGCGGTTCGACTACCAGAAGACGCTGGCGCAACGGCTGGGCTTCGCCGACGACGCCGAGAGCCTGGGTGTCGAGAAGATGATGCAGGGCTTCTACCGCAGCGCGGCCATCGTGCGGCGGATCAGCGACCGCCTGCTGCAGCGCTTCGAGGAGCAGTTCGACGGCGAAGCGCTGGCCGAACCGCTCGATGACCAGTTCGCCTCGCGCCGCGGCTATCTGGCCGCCCGCCACGGCGACTGGCCGGCGAACGATGTCGGTCAGGTGTTCGCGCTGTTCGCGGTCTGGGCGGCCCATCCGCAGATGCGCGGCCTGCATTCGCGCACCGCGCGCGCGCTGGCCGAATCGCTGCCCAAGCTCTCGCCGTATCCCGATGCCACGCATGCGCAGCGCGATGCCTTCATGGCCCTGTTGCGCGGTCCGCGTGCGGTGGAAACCCTCACCCGCATGGCACGCCTGGGGGTGCTGGGGCAGTGGATCCCGGCATTCGCGCGGGTATCCGGGCGCATGCAGTTCGACCTGTTCCATGTCTACACCGTCGACCAGCACACGTTGATGGTGCTGCGGAACATCGCCGCGTTCGCCGGCGGCCGTGCCGATGAGCGCTTCTCCATCGCGCATGAGGTGTGGCCGCGCCTGCGCAAGCCGGAACTGCTGCTGCTGGCCGGTCTGTTCCACGACATCGCCAAGGGCCGCGGCGGCGACCATTCGGAACTGGGTGCGGTGGATGCGCGCGAGTTCTGCGCCGCGCATGCGCTCAGCGAGGGCGACACCGCGCTGGTGGCCTGGTTGGTGGAACAGCACCTGCGCATGTCGGTGACGGCGCAGAAGCAGGACATCGCCGACCCCGAGGTCATCCACCGCTTCGCCGCCCTGGTGGGCGATCGCGAGCGTCTCGACTATCTGTACCTGCTGACGTGCGCGGATATCGCCGGCACCAGCCCCAAACTGTGGAACGCGTGGAAGGACCGCCTGCTGGCCGACCTCTATTTCGCCGCGCGCCGCGTGTTGCGCGAGGGGCTGGAGAATCCGGTGGCGGTCGAGGAGCGACTCGACGAGGCGCGCGGCAGCGTGCGCGCGCTGCTGGAACTGCAAGGCATGACGGCCGCGCAGGCCGACGCGCTGTTCACGGCGATGCCGGAGGAAAGCTTCCTGCGTTTCCGCCCGGAACAACTGGCTTGGCAAGCGCAGGCCATCCGCGGTGCCGCCCCTGGTGAAACGCGGGTGCGTGCACGGCGCATCGCCGACGATGCCGATGCCATCGAGGTGTTCGTGCATTCGCCCGACCGTGATGGCCTGTTCGCCGCCATCCTCGCCACCCTCGACCGCATGGGCTTCGCCATCCATCAGGCGCGCGTGCTGGTCGGCCCGCAGGGCGCGATCTTCGATACGTTCGAACTGTTGCCGGCCGATACCTATGCGCCGCGCGACCCGGACGAGATCGCACGCACGCTCGACGCGGCGCTGTCACGACCGCTCGACAGCGTGCGCACCTCGCGCCGCGCCGTGCCGCGCCAGCTCAGGCATTTCCGGTTCGCGCCCCGTATCGAGTTCGGCACCACGCCCGACGGGCGGCGCACCATCCTCGGCCTGGTCGCCCCCGACCGTCCCGGCCTGCTGTCGGACGTGGCCCAGGTGCTGCGCCGGCAGGGCCTGCGCGTGCACGATGCGCGCATCGCCACCTTCGGCGAACGCGCGGAGGACGTGTTCCAGATCACCGACGAACACGACCAGCCACTGACCGACCCCTCCCTGCAGGACGCGCTGCGCGATGCGCTGCGCGCCGGCCTCGACACTCCCCCCTGA
- the asnB gene encoding asparagine synthase B gives MCSIFGIFGLQPGDDVQALRRQSLELSQKQRHRGPDWSGVYHDDGAILVHERLAIVDPAGGSQPLRSADGELVLAVNGEIYNHRELKAELAQDYAFQTGSDCEVINALYREDEPASFLNRLNGIFAFALWDRAKGQALIARDPLGVCPLYWGHDREGRLCVASEMKALAPICADVAQFPPGHYYDTTTRTLVKYYEKPWRDYAAVEGVEVAKQDLREAFERAVHRQLMTDVPYGVLLSGGLDSSLVAAVAARYARHRIEDNDTTEAWWPRLHSFAIGLEGSPDLAAAEVAAKALGTVHHGFTYTFQEGLDAIPEVIRHIETYDVTTIRASTPMYLLARRIKAMGVKMVLSGEGSDEIFGGYLYFHKAPNAREFHEELVRKLDALHNYDCLRANKSMMAWGVEPRVPFLDVEFLDVAMKMDALHKMIDKGAAGAQRMEKGVLRAAFDGYLPESILWRQKEQFSDGVGYGWIDGLKAHAEAQVSDRELAAADKRFPVNPPQTKEAYFYRTLFEQHYPGQACAETVPGGKSIACSSPAAIAWDASFAKMADPSGRAVAGVHASALEATVT, from the coding sequence ATGTGTTCCATCTTCGGCATCTTCGGGCTGCAGCCCGGCGACGACGTCCAGGCCCTGCGACGGCAGTCGCTGGAACTTTCGCAGAAGCAGCGCCACCGTGGCCCCGACTGGAGCGGCGTGTACCACGACGATGGCGCCATCCTGGTGCACGAACGCCTGGCCATCGTCGATCCGGCCGGCGGCTCGCAGCCGCTGCGCTCGGCGGACGGCGAGCTGGTGCTGGCGGTCAATGGCGAGATCTACAACCACCGCGAACTGAAGGCGGAACTGGCGCAGGACTACGCGTTCCAGACGGGCTCGGACTGCGAGGTCATCAATGCGCTCTATCGCGAGGACGAACCTGCCTCCTTCCTCAACCGCCTCAACGGCATCTTCGCCTTCGCGCTATGGGATCGGGCGAAGGGACAGGCCCTGATCGCGCGCGATCCGCTCGGCGTCTGCCCGCTGTACTGGGGACATGATCGCGAAGGCCGTCTGTGCGTGGCATCGGAGATGAAGGCGCTGGCGCCGATCTGCGCCGACGTGGCGCAGTTTCCGCCGGGCCACTATTACGACACCACCACCAGGACGCTGGTGAAGTACTACGAAAAACCGTGGCGCGACTACGCCGCGGTGGAAGGTGTGGAAGTGGCGAAGCAGGACCTGCGTGAGGCCTTCGAGCGCGCCGTGCATCGCCAGCTGATGACCGACGTGCCCTACGGCGTGCTGCTGTCCGGTGGCCTGGACTCCTCGCTGGTCGCGGCCGTCGCCGCGCGTTATGCGCGGCATCGCATCGAGGACAACGACACCACCGAAGCCTGGTGGCCGCGGCTGCACTCGTTCGCCATCGGCCTGGAGGGTTCGCCCGACCTGGCGGCGGCCGAGGTTGCGGCGAAGGCGTTGGGCACGGTGCATCACGGCTTCACCTATACCTTCCAGGAAGGGTTGGACGCGATTCCCGAAGTGATCCGGCACATCGAGACCTATGACGTCACCACCATCCGCGCCTCCACGCCGATGTACTTGCTCGCGCGCCGCATCAAGGCGATGGGTGTGAAGATGGTGCTGTCGGGCGAGGGCAGCGACGAGATCTTCGGTGGCTACCTGTACTTCCACAAGGCACCGAACGCGCGCGAATTCCACGAGGAACTGGTGCGCAAGCTGGATGCGCTCCACAACTACGACTGCCTGCGCGCCAACAAGTCGATGATGGCGTGGGGCGTGGAGCCGCGCGTGCCGTTCCTCGACGTCGAGTTCCTCGACGTGGCGATGAAGATGGATGCCCTGCACAAGATGATCGACAAGGGCGCCGCCGGTGCGCAGCGGATGGAGAAGGGCGTGCTGCGCGCGGCCTTCGACGGCTACCTGCCGGAATCGATCCTGTGGCGGCAGAAGGAGCAGTTCAGCGACGGCGTCGGTTATGGCTGGATCGACGGGCTGAAGGCCCATGCCGAGGCGCAGGTCAGCGACCGCGAACTGGCGGCGGCCGACAAGCGTTTCCCGGTCAACCCGCCGCAGACCAAGGAGGCGTACTTCTACCGCACGCTGTTCGAGCAGCACTATCCGGGGCAGGCCTGCGCGGAGACGGTGCCGGGCGGCAAGTCCATCGCCTGCTCGTCGCCGGCGGCGATCGCCTGGGACGCCAGCTTCGCGAAGATGGCGGATCCGTCTGGGCGTGCTGTCGCGGGCGTGCATGCATCTGCGCTGGAGGCGACGGTGACATGA
- the dapD gene encoding 2,3,4,5-tetrahydropyridine-2,6-dicarboxylate N-succinyltransferase codes for MTRKASKTEELKSTIESAFERRAELTTSEIEGSTRTAVELAIEGLESGKLRVAEPDGQGGWKVNEWLKKAVLLYFRVNEMELVEAYPAPFWDKVEARFGAFDENDFRKLGVRVVPGAIARRGTYFGKDVVLMPSFVNIGAHVGEGTMVDTWATVGSCAQIGKHCHLSGGAGIGGVLEPLQASPTIIEDHCFIGARSEVVEGVVVGHHSVIGMGVFIGQSTRIYNRATKEITYGYVPPGSVVVSGSLPAADGSHSLYCAVIVKQVDEKTRSKTSVNELLRGLAD; via the coding sequence ATGACCCGCAAAGCCAGCAAGACCGAAGAACTGAAGTCCACCATCGAGAGCGCGTTCGAGCGCCGTGCCGAACTGACAACGTCGGAAATCGAAGGATCCACCCGCACCGCCGTCGAACTGGCCATCGAAGGTCTGGAGAGCGGCAAGCTGCGCGTGGCCGAGCCCGACGGCCAGGGCGGCTGGAAGGTCAACGAGTGGTTGAAGAAGGCGGTGCTGCTGTACTTCCGCGTCAACGAGATGGAACTGGTCGAAGCCTATCCCGCGCCGTTCTGGGACAAGGTCGAGGCCCGCTTCGGCGCCTTCGACGAGAACGACTTCCGCAAGCTCGGCGTGCGCGTCGTGCCGGGCGCCATCGCGCGCCGCGGCACGTACTTCGGCAAGGACGTGGTGCTGATGCCGAGCTTCGTCAACATCGGCGCCCATGTCGGCGAGGGCACGATGGTGGACACCTGGGCAACCGTCGGCTCGTGCGCGCAGATCGGCAAGCACTGCCACCTGTCCGGCGGCGCCGGCATCGGCGGCGTGCTGGAGCCGCTGCAGGCCAGCCCGACCATCATCGAGGACCATTGCTTCATCGGCGCCCGCTCGGAGGTCGTCGAAGGCGTGGTGGTCGGGCATCACAGCGTGATCGGCATGGGCGTATTCATCGGCCAGTCGACCCGCATCTACAACCGCGCCACGAAAGAGATCACCTACGGTTACGTACCGCCGGGCAGCGTGGTGGTGTCCGGCTCGCTGCCCGCCGCCGATGGTTCGCATTCGCTGTACTGCGCGGTGATCGTCAAGCAAGTCGACGAGAAGACACGCAGCAAGACCAGCGTCAACGAACTGCTGCGTGGATTGGCCGACTGA